Genomic window (Bacteroidales bacterium):
TCAATCATCCTGTCTTTTTTTAGCTTCACCTGGTAATCGAATGCGGGAATATAACGCAAACCGGCATTCACAGGCAGGTCTATTTCCGGATTAACATGCATCCAGCCTGAAACCATTCCTGAAAAGGAAAGGGAATCCTGTGCCCCGACCGATATAAAGGGTAGAACTAAAATCAACGTCAATATAGCTTTCAGCTGTTTCATCTTAATTTTTCGGAGAAATGCCAAATACAAAAAAGGTGGCCAGTTCCATTACCATATCCTGAGGTTTTTCATACATACTGATCAGAAGCGGATCATTGATCATGTCCATCATTTTTTCTGCAAAATACAGGATGAGCTCAGGCTTGATATCCTTTCTGAAAAGCCCTTTTTTCTGGGCATTCCTGAAATCGTCCATGATTTCTTTCCATAGCCTGCGATTAACCTGTTCGATATGTTCTTTAAGTCCGAGTTCAGGGTTATTGTAAAAATCAGCAAGGAATTCCTTACTGATGTCATTGGTTCCTTCCTGCTTAAGTTTCAGCATCCTCATCATTTTTTCAGCAGGCGAACCTTCCTCGGACATAAAAAGTTTGAATTCACGGATTCCGCGATCCGCCTCGTTGTCATAAATTTTCCGCGCCAGTTCGATTTTATTGGGGAAAAATTTATAATAGGTCATTTTGCTTATACCGGCTTCCCTGCAAATTTCTTCAATGGATACCCTTTTAAATCCGTATTTCCAGAACAGTGACCTTCCGGTCTTCAAAATCGTGTCGTATTTTGCATCAGACGTTTTCATTATTAGGATACGTTTAATGGTACAAATATACGATTTTTGTAATTATTATGCTATTTCGTAAAGTTTTTTTTTATTGTTTTTCTAAATGCCCTGAGACGCTGACAGGTCCTCCGGACGCTGTCAGGTCTCCCCCACACACCTCTCACTTCTCACTTCTCACTTCTCCCCTGAACTCACCAGGGGTCTGATGGTACACTTCACGGAAACATTTAATAAAATAATGCGATTGGTTAAACCCTGTCAGATAGGCTATTTCAGCAACGGAATGATCGGTATTCCTCAGGAGATGAAGGGATTTCCGTAAGCGGACAAGACGAATAAACTGGTTTGGACTTTGTTCGAGCAGCACACGGAATTTCCGGTGAAGAACCGTTTTACTTACATTCATAGCCGAAGCAAACTCATCAATCCGGAATTCAGGTTCCATAATATGTTCCTCTATTACCTGCATCGCCCTTTTCAAAAAAGCTTCGCGGGGGTCAAACTCGATATTCGTTCTGTCGTCTTCCCCGGAAACCAGCCATGAAAGAATCTGCCTTTTCCGGTTCCCTGAAGTTGTGTGGATGTTTATCATCTGATTGAGCAAGGCTTCACCATCAAAGGGTTTTTTAATATACAGGTCCGCCCCTTGCTGGTACCCCTGGAGCTCATCATCGGTGGTTACAAGGGCTGTAAGAATCACAACAAATATGTCTGAAAACTGGGGATTTTGCTTTATGGTGCGGGTCAATGATAATCCATCGAGGTCGGGCATCATAATATCCGTAATGATTATCTCAGGCATTATTTTTTCAATCATTGCAATTGCCTGTTGGCCATTTTCCGCCGTAAACACATTAAAGCTGGCTTCGAGTTTTTGCTCAAGATAATCACGCATATCCGGGTTGTCCTCGACAATGAGGATGGTAGATTTATCGCCCGAAACGGATTTGAGTGTTTCAGGTTCGCCGGCTGATTCCGCCATTTTAACCGGGATACAAACTTCAATTTCAGTGCCTTTGCCAGGTTCGGATTTTACCATAACTGTTCCCCCGAGTTTTTCGGTGAATTTCCGTACAATGTAAAGCCCGAGTCCTAACCCTTTTGTTTTGGCAAAAGGGATGCCATCGGATTCCTTAAAGAATTTTTCGAAAATACGGGCCTGGTTCTTTAGTTCCATCCCGGTACCATTATCTTTTACACCCATGGTCAACTGGTTCAGGTGATCAAGTGAAAGTTTTACCTCCACCTGACCCTTATCGGGCGTGAATTTAATGGCATTGCTGATAAGGTTAAAAAGGATTCGTTCTATTTTAACATGATCTGTAATGATTTCAAGCATGTCGTGAGATGAAACAAAACCAAGGCTGATTTTTCTTGATGTGGCGAGGTAATCAAATGCGTTTACAACCATCCTGCAAAAGGATACAATTTCAATTTTTGTCTCTTTCAGCTCATCATTGTTTAATTCAGCTTTTTTAAAGTCGAGTATGGTTCCGAAAATATCACTCAGGTAAGACGCATTTTTATGAATGATCCTGAGTTTATCCTTAACACCGTCTTTATTATCCTGGTCTCTCAGAAGATCATTCAAAGGTGAGATTATAAGGGAAAATGGTGTCATCAGATCATGCGAA
Coding sequences:
- a CDS encoding TetR/AcrR family transcriptional regulator → MKTSDAKYDTILKTGRSLFWKYGFKRVSIEEICREAGISKMTYYKFFPNKIELARKIYDNEADRGIREFKLFMSEEGSPAEKMMRMLKLKQEGTNDISKEFLADFYNNPELGLKEHIEQVNRRLWKEIMDDFRNAQKKGLFRKDIKPELILYFAEKMMDMINDPLLISMYEKPQDMVMELATFFVFGISPKN